One Elusimicrobiota bacterium genomic window carries:
- a CDS encoding radical SAM protein, translating into MKIKLIAPARKPEYGEDFWDIGTAVRLHGKKTGGPYLSLYILAALTPDNVEVAITDERIEQINFNERVDLVGITVVTSLANRAYEIADEYRKRGIPVILGGIHVSLLPEEAIQHCDSVVIGEAEELWGQVVEDFQKGKLERFYRASAFPELTQSPIPKWDFLEPKAYSYFTLQIGRGCPFDCDFCMVKRFNGRVYRHKEIERVISEIKLLKKLDPEKLIFFTDDNILAIPPFTKELLSRLIPLKMKAWWCQSSVNRLKDDRMLDLMYQAGCRVIFVGIESVSQKSIDSMNKGAVNKVDEYKDVIRKVHSHKMAVFGSFVFGNDTDDKTIFEETIKFIDETNIGFAMINILTPPPGSRLFTRLEQENRIFHWEWWRYNTDTVCFQPKQMTPDQLYAGRHRVLNQIYSYDSLYKRWDALWSQGVLCRQKKGFFAFCTKGRLLFTLLSLCSTDFKRMRFILRSLWNKNLSSVASVDLGLSFHDYAYRFINKAHSKGLKSSFSSIS; encoded by the coding sequence ATGAAAATTAAACTTATTGCACCTGCGCGAAAACCAGAATATGGAGAAGATTTCTGGGATATTGGGACTGCCGTACGATTACATGGTAAAAAAACCGGGGGCCCCTACTTGTCTTTATATATTCTGGCTGCACTCACTCCGGACAATGTCGAGGTAGCTATTACCGATGAACGCATCGAACAAATCAATTTCAATGAAAGAGTTGATTTGGTAGGGATTACGGTCGTCACGTCCCTGGCCAATCGGGCGTATGAAATTGCGGATGAATATAGAAAACGAGGAATTCCAGTGATATTGGGAGGTATTCATGTTTCCCTCCTGCCTGAAGAAGCAATTCAGCACTGCGATTCAGTCGTTATCGGCGAAGCCGAAGAACTCTGGGGACAGGTGGTAGAAGACTTTCAGAAAGGAAAATTAGAAAGATTTTACCGCGCTTCGGCATTCCCGGAATTAACCCAATCCCCTATTCCTAAATGGGATTTTTTAGAGCCAAAAGCCTATTCATATTTTACGCTTCAAATTGGGAGAGGTTGCCCGTTCGATTGCGACTTCTGCATGGTCAAGCGATTTAATGGGAGAGTCTACCGACATAAAGAAATCGAACGCGTCATTTCGGAAATCAAGCTCTTGAAGAAACTCGATCCTGAGAAATTGATCTTTTTCACCGACGACAATATATTGGCGATCCCGCCATTCACTAAAGAATTGTTGTCTCGGTTAATTCCCCTGAAAATGAAAGCGTGGTGGTGTCAATCTTCCGTGAACAGATTGAAAGACGACAGAATGCTCGACTTAATGTATCAAGCCGGATGCCGGGTTATTTTTGTCGGCATCGAATCAGTTTCTCAAAAAAGCATTGATTCAATGAATAAAGGGGCGGTGAATAAGGTTGACGAATACAAAGACGTAATCAGAAAAGTCCATTCTCATAAAATGGCTGTTTTTGGTTCCTTTGTATTCGGCAACGACACCGACGATAAAACTATTTTTGAAGAAACAATTAAGTTTATCGATGAAACGAATATTGGTTTTGCGATGATCAATATCCTTACGCCTCCTCCGGGGAGCAGGTTATTCACCCGCCTGGAACAAGAAAATCGGATATTTCATTGGGAGTGGTGGAGATATAACACCGACACGGTATGTTTTCAGCCCAAACAAATGACTCCAGACCAGCTTTATGCAGGCCGCCACCGGGTACTCAATCAAATCTATTCATATGATTCCCTCTATAAACGATGGGATGCTTTGTGGAGTCAAGGCGTCTTATGCAGACAAAAAAAGGGATTTTTTGCTTTTTGTACCAAAGGCAGGCTTCTCTTCACTTTGCTTTCGTTGTGTTCGACGGATTTTAAGAGGATGAGGTTCATTTTAAGAAGTTTATGGAATAAGAATTTATCTTCCGTCGCTTCGGTCGATTTAGGGCTTAGTTTTCACGACTACGCGTATCGGTTTATTAATAAGGCTCACTCAAAGGGCCTTAAGTCGTCTTTTTCCTCGATTTCGTAA
- a CDS encoding AAA family ATPase, with protein sequence MISRSITSLLARSKKHILLLGPRQTGKSTLVSSLDPDLTLNLAHEPTYLDFLRNPRELEERLAASPSARTIFIDEVQRLPSLLNTIQSLVDRQGNSRRFLLTGSSARKLRRGHANLLPGRVHTYTLGPLISLELGYAVSLSKALSLGTLPGVWTDPDQNSAQKTLRSYAGTYLKEEIQAEGLARNLEGFARFLNIAAAASGQFLDLSKLASAAQVPRQSAVRFFEILEDCLIVLRIDAFAKSEHRRLVQHPRFYFFDVGVLNGLLGNFHVSPDRRGSLFEHWVVTQLMHTAQALDVEVRWSSYRTESGAEVDLILERGHELCAIEVKSSTQIGSNDLRGLRSFGDYHRKPHRKMVLYAGEHRKRWGDIELWPWAEGIRELFTSRSIPFMG encoded by the coding sequence ATGATATCTCGATCAATAACCTCGCTTCTAGCCCGATCCAAAAAACACATTTTGTTGTTAGGGCCGCGTCAGACCGGGAAGTCTACGCTGGTTTCGAGTCTGGATCCGGACTTGACCCTGAATTTGGCCCATGAGCCAACCTACCTTGATTTTCTCCGCAATCCACGAGAACTGGAAGAGCGATTGGCTGCTTCTCCGTCCGCCAGAACAATTTTTATCGATGAAGTGCAGCGGCTTCCTTCGCTCTTAAATACGATTCAATCGCTCGTGGATCGACAGGGGAATTCCCGCCGATTTCTATTGACGGGTTCCAGCGCGAGGAAACTGCGTCGCGGTCATGCCAATCTTTTGCCTGGACGGGTGCATACCTATACGCTCGGGCCGCTCATTTCGTTGGAATTGGGATATGCGGTGTCTCTCTCTAAAGCGTTGTCACTGGGGACTCTTCCCGGCGTATGGACCGATCCGGATCAGAATTCTGCCCAAAAAACCCTGCGCTCCTATGCGGGCACTTATCTCAAGGAAGAGATTCAAGCCGAAGGTCTGGCTCGTAACCTGGAGGGGTTTGCCCGCTTTTTGAATATCGCGGCCGCCGCATCGGGGCAATTCCTGGATCTCTCTAAATTGGCGTCGGCCGCGCAGGTGCCGCGGCAATCGGCTGTCCGTTTCTTTGAAATTCTGGAAGACTGTCTGATCGTCCTACGAATCGATGCCTTTGCAAAAAGCGAGCACCGGCGACTCGTCCAGCATCCGCGGTTTTATTTCTTTGATGTGGGGGTCTTGAATGGTTTGCTGGGCAATTTCCATGTGTCTCCGGACCGCCGAGGCTCCCTTTTCGAACACTGGGTCGTGACTCAGCTGATGCATACGGCGCAAGCCCTCGATGTGGAGGTCCGATGGTCGTCCTATCGAACCGAGAGCGGGGCTGAGGTCGATCTCATTTTAGAAAGAGGCCATGAGTTATGCGCGATTGAAGTGAAATCGTCCACCCAGATCGGGTCCAATGACCTGCGTGGTTTACGAAGTTTCGGGGACTACCACAGAAAACCTCACCGTAAAATGGTCCTTTACGCCGGGGAGCATCGAAAACGGTGGGGGGATATCGAACTGTGGCCATGGGCCGAAGGCATTCGCGAGCTATTCACGTCTCGATCAATACCGTTTATGGGTTGA
- a CDS encoding nucleotidyl transferase AbiEii/AbiGii toxin family protein: MKPLRARIAEETRRTKVPQPVIEKDYALSYILAGLSTHPVLRECLIFKGGTALKKLFFGDYRFSEDLDYSAIKAPKGKALMTAMESAGQEAKHLLLEQGPFEVVLRRYEERDPHPHGQEAFTFHVQFPWHPSPLCRIKVEVFHDEPVILPPDERLLIHGYDENLAVRVRGYQLMEIVAEKLRTLLQTHSKLTTRGWNRPRARDYYDLWRLFSTYGKTLSPERLLPLLRKKCQHRKVGFRAVNDFFTDELISEARTHWQGTLGAFVADLPPLDEVLGDLRNELAKLTTMEREPKKK; this comes from the coding sequence ATGAAACCGCTGCGCGCCCGCATCGCCGAAGAAACCAGAAGAACTAAAGTACCTCAGCCGGTCATTGAAAAAGATTACGCTCTGAGTTATATCTTGGCTGGCTTGAGCACGCATCCCGTTTTGCGAGAGTGTTTGATCTTCAAAGGCGGGACAGCGCTGAAGAAGCTTTTCTTCGGCGATTACCGATTCTCGGAAGACTTGGATTATTCAGCGATCAAGGCGCCGAAGGGAAAAGCGCTCATGACCGCCATGGAATCTGCCGGTCAAGAAGCCAAACATCTTCTTCTCGAACAGGGCCCCTTTGAGGTTGTGCTCCGGCGCTACGAGGAACGGGATCCTCACCCCCATGGCCAGGAAGCGTTCACTTTCCACGTACAATTTCCCTGGCATCCCTCGCCGCTTTGCCGGATCAAGGTCGAAGTATTTCATGATGAACCGGTGATCCTGCCGCCGGATGAGCGCCTCTTAATCCACGGATATGATGAAAATTTAGCCGTTCGAGTTCGCGGCTATCAGCTGATGGAAATCGTCGCTGAGAAATTACGAACGTTGCTCCAGACACACTCGAAGCTCACGACCAGAGGCTGGAACCGGCCGCGCGCCAGGGATTACTATGACCTTTGGCGTTTATTCTCCACCTACGGCAAGACACTCTCCCCTGAAAGGCTCTTGCCGCTTTTACGCAAAAAATGCCAACATCGCAAAGTGGGCTTTCGGGCGGTGAACGACTTCTTTACCGATGAACTTATCTCAGAAGCACGGACACATTGGCAGGGCACTTTGGGAGCCTTTGTGGCCGATCTGCCGCCGTTGGATGAAGTTCTTGGCGATCTGAGAAACGAATTGGCAAAGTTGACCACGATGGAGCGCGAACCGAAAAAGAAGTAA